From Magnolia sinica isolate HGM2019 chromosome 13, MsV1, whole genome shotgun sequence, one genomic window encodes:
- the LOC131223364 gene encoding disease resistance protein RPS2-like, whose amino-acid sequence MECIRQIINIISRWWDPIARPIIELEDSFSSLEEAMEELKCVRNDVKTRVDVAERELLKCKDEVQFWLKKVEEAEGEVNAKEETFKQMMRCLWNCHPNCWSAYRLGKWVEKKLKDVAVLKSKGDSFKEVANKQLPDAVEEKPLTLAVGRDLVLEKVLNWIGQGKVGVIGIYGMGGVGKTTLLNDINNRFLKRNDDFYVVIWVVVSKELNVGKIQMDIGKRLGLPWAENESYSETRAHDIRKALSNKKFMLLLDDIWESLDLEMVGIPQPSSQSMSKVVFTTRFEYVCGPMAADKKIKVECLPEKEAMDLFLRNVGEEAMKYHPEIPILAKSVAKECKGLPLALITIGRAMACKKTPQEWKHAISVLSTSKPPSEISGMNDEMLLRLKFSYDNLGGDTIKSCFLYCALFPEDYSISKEQLTDYWIGEGFLDGWDDDLDEAHNKGHDIIGRLKAACLLESGSDEKTKVKLHDVIRDLALWIASECGKRKNRFLVRAGVGLTHAPVVESWKEAERISLMNNRIKEVTETPQCPNLLTLMLQGNWNFTKFHTDFFQFMPLLRVLNLSMASIEEVPAAIGNLAELRYLNLSVMRIRSLPEEIGNLVKLKHLDLDNTVHLVRIPQGAISRLSELRVMKLFNSYSEWEEGSEGLNMSELEGLERLIHLRITVSNMHALERLLSSSKLQNVTRYLFLKDLTISNQLSSLFTAMKSLQRLAFNGCDGLVEVTISADAKKDDDYPVSSLEWLELCDLPHLNCIRVGRGCFRNLRIISIRWCDKLKKIYGLLQLESLEIIDIKGCNELEEVIGRVIPDDEVGDIGLMQLKRITLRDLPELTSICSYALHFPSLEEIYVINCPKLKKLPLSLHSAHNSLRKISGRKEWWDNLEWKEDGIKSYFLPFYHERNY is encoded by the coding sequence ATGGAGTGCATCAGGCAAATCATCAACATAATATCTAGATGGTGGGATCCAATCGCTCGTCCCATCATTGAGCTTGAAGACAGCTTCAGCTCCCTAGAGGAAGCTATGGAAGAATTGAAATGCGTGAGGAATGACGTGAAGACAAGGGTGGATGTCGCTGAGCGGGAGCTGCTCAAATGCAAGGACGAGGTTCAATTTTGGCTGAAAAAGGTAGAAGAAGCCGAAGGAGAAGTGAATGCAAAGGAAGAAACTTTCAAGCAAATGATGAGGTGTCTTTGGaattgccatccaaattgttggtcGGCTTACAGGCTTGGCAAGTGGGTGGAGAAGAAGCTGAAGGATGTAGCTGTGCTGAAGAGCAAAGGTGATTCCTTCAAAGAGGTGGCGAACAAGCAACTTCCCGATGCTGTTGAAGAGAAGCCTCTTACATTAGCTGTGGGCAGGGACTTGGTGCTGGAGAAGGTTCTAAACTGGATTGGCCAAGGCAAAGTGGGAGTTATTGGAATATATGGAATGGGGGGTGTGGGGAAAACAACACTCCTGAATGATATCAATAACCGATTCCTTAAAAGAAATGATGATTTCTATGTTGTGATTTGGGTGGTGGTGTCTAAAGAACTAAATGTGGGAAAGATTCAGATGGATATTGGCAAGCGATTGGGCTTGCCTTGGGCAGAGAATGAAAGCTACAGCGAGACACGGGCTCATGACATTCGCAAGGCCTTGAGCAATAAGAAATTCATGCTGTTGTTGGATGATATTTGGGAATCGTTGGATCTAGAGATGGTCGGAATTCCTCAACCAAGCAGCCAAAGCATGAGCAAGGTCGTTTTCACTACACGATTTGAGTACGTCTGTGGACCCATGGCTGCGGACAAGAAGATAAAAGTAGAATGTCTCCCTGAGAAAGAAGCAATGGATCTATTTCTACGGAATGTTGGTGAAGAGGCCATGAAATACCATCCAGAGATACCGATCCTTGCCAAGAGCGTTGCTAAAGAGTGCAAGGGTCTGCCCCTTGCGCTCATCACCATTGGGCGGGCCATGGCATGTAAGAAGACACCACAGGAATGGAAGCATGCAATATCAGTTCTGAGCACAAGCAAGCCACCATCGGAGATATCAGGTATGAATGATGAAATGCTTTTGCGCTTGAAATTCAGTTATGATAATCTCGGTGGTGACACGATTAAATCGTGTTTCCTGTACTGCGCACTGTTTCCGGAGGACTACTCCATTAGCAAAGAACAACTTACAGATTACTGGATAGGCGAAGGATTCTTAGATGGGTGGGATGATGATCTTGATGAAGCCCATAACAAGGGACATGATATCATTGGAAGATTAAAGGCTGCATGCTTGTTGGAGAGTGGTTCTGATGAAAAAACAAAGGTAAAGTTGCATGACGTGATTCGTGATCTGGCCTTATGGATAGCTTCAGAGTGCGGGAAGAGGAAGAACAGGTTTTTGGTGAGAGCAGGCGTGGGACTGACGCATGCACCGGTGGTTGAGAGCTGGAAGGAGGCCGAGAGGATATCTCTAATGAATAATAGAATAAAAGAAGTAACAGAGACACCTCAATGCCCCAACCTCTTAACCTTGATGCTCCAAGGGAATTGGAATTTTACAAAGTTCCATACTgatttttttcagttcatgcctCTTCTTAGGGTCTTgaatctgtcaatggcatcgatagaAGAGGTTCCTGCAGCGATCGGTAACTTGGCAGAGCTACGGTATCTCAATCTATCAGTGATGCGGATCAGATCATTGCCTGAAGAGATAGGAAATCTCGTAAAGCTGAAGCACTTGGACTTGGATAATACAGTTCATTTGGTCAGAATTCCTCAAGGGGCAATCTCCAGGCTTTCTGAGTTAAGAGTGATGAAGCTATTTAATAGTTATTCAGAGTGGGAAGAAGGGAGTGAGGGATTAAATATGAGTGAGTTGGAAGGCTTGGAACGTTTAATCCATCTTAGAATCACCGTATCAAATATGCATGCTCTTGAAAGGTTGCTCTCCTCTAGCAAGCTACAGAACGTGACTCGGTATCTATTTCTGAAGGATCTGACTATCTCCAACCAACTATCATCCCTTTTTACTGCAATGAAAAGTCTTCAACGGCTTGCTTTTAACGGCTGCGATGGGTTGGTGGAGGTGACAATTAGTGCGGATGCGAAGAAGGATGACGATTATCCTGTTTCGAGCCTAGAATGGCTCGAACTTTGTGATCTCCCCCACTTAAATTGCATTCGGGTGGGCCGCGGATGCTTCAGAAACCTTCGCATCATATCAATTAGGTGGTGTGACAAGTTGAAGAAAATTTATGGTTTACTACAACTTGAAAGTCTTGAAATAATTGATATAAAGGGTTGCAATGAGCTAGAAGAAGTAATAGGTAGGGTCATTCCTGATGATGAAGTTGGAGATATAGGGCTAATGCAACTCAAACGTATAACACTCCGTGACCTTCCAGAACTAACGAGCATCTGTAGCTATGCACTGCATTTTCCTTCCTTGGAGGAAATCTACGTCATTAATTGCCCAAAGTTGAAAAagctccctctttctctccataGCGCACACAATTCTCTAAGGAAGATAAGTGGTAGGAAAGAATGGTGGGATAATTTAGAGTGGAAAGAAGATGGCATCAAGtcctattttcttcctttttatcatGAAAGGAATTATTGA